From Miscanthus floridulus cultivar M001 chromosome 15, ASM1932011v1, whole genome shotgun sequence, the proteins below share one genomic window:
- the LOC136506912 gene encoding 3-ketoacyl-CoA synthase 19-like, with translation MAASRYDGSRAAARASSCGGANQRRRAGRPPAACGAAATDAAQQLSARHDVSTFHPASSLASRIVRAHGMRDDVAAYNLSGMGSAAVLIDVDLARSTMHARSRSQSPRRPTLTLVVSAECITPNCYAGVDRSMMLGHCLFRCGGSAVLLTIDPALRGRAKMELRVVESTTIAAADDAHSAIVQHEDDDGLVGISLSKLLPKVAVQAFAANMTRLAPRILPVRELALFAAVVACRKLLRRLPQSRRPVGYTRMIADPTQPPFYFLNITGAPVGGTILAAQGLTHAAALEPSYQDAVWETRDSSVRPKPMSPAVPPNRPRLLSPRPNTNPSRLVPPSAPVSVTSTSRLKDPSPYASA, from the exons ATGGCGGCGTCCCGGTACGATGGCTCGAGGGcagcggcgcgggcgagctcctgCGGCGGCGCGAACCAGCGGAGGCGCGCGGGGAGACCTCCAGC AGCCTGCGGAGCTGCTGCTACTGATGCGGCGCAGCAGCTTTCGGCACGCCACGACGTCAGCACGTTCCACCCGGCATCGTCGCTCGCGTCCCGGATCGTGCGCGCACACGGCATGCGCGACGATGTCGCGGCCTACAACCTCTCCGGGATGGGATCCGCCGCCGTGCTCATCGACGTGGACCTCGCCCGGAGCACCATGCATGCGCGGTCCCGGTCCCAGTCCCCGCGGCGCCCGACGCTGACGCTCGTCGTCTCTGCGGAGTGCATCACGCCCAACTGCTACGCGGGCGTCGACAGGTCGATGATGCTGGGCCACTGCCTCTTCCGCTGCGGCGGCTCGGCCGTGCTGCTCACCATCGACCCGGCGCTCCGTGGGCGCGCCAAGATGGAGCTTCGCGTCGTGGAGAGCaccaccatcgccgccgccgacgatgCGCACTCGGCCATCGTGCagcacgaggacgacgacggcCTCGTCGGCATCAGCCTCAGCAAGTTGCTCCCCAAGGTCGCCGTCCAAGCCTTCGCCGCCAACATGACGCGCCTCGCGCCGCGCATCCTCCCCGTTAGGGAGCTTGCCCTGTTCGCAGCCGTCGTGGCGTGCCGAAAGCTGCTGCGCCGGCTCCCACAGTCACGACGCCCCGTGGGCTACACCCGCATGATTGCCGACCCGACGCAGCCGCCCTTCTACTTCCTCAACATCACCGGCGCGCCCGTCGGCGGCACCATCCTCGCGGCGCAGGGGCTCACCCACGCCGCTGCCCTCGAGCCATCGTACCAGGACGCGGTCTGGGAGACCAGGGACAGCTCGGTGCGGCCGAAGCCCATGAGCCCCGCCGTGCCGCCGAACAGGCCGCGGTTGCTGAGCCCGCGCCCGAACACGAACCCATCTAGGCTGGTGCCACCGAGTGCGCCCGTATCCGTGACGAGCACGTCGCGGCTGAAGGACCCGTCGCCGTATGCCAGCGCATAG